A DNA window from Pirellulales bacterium contains the following coding sequences:
- a CDS encoding NAD(+)/NADH kinase, producing MSRTEALNSTEAAVDRPRVIVLGYGDRAAIREQAERMRSVIAASADIVLWDLAFTESLAEVDADLVIVFGGDGSILRAAHQMAYRQLPVVAVNLGKLGFLADLSVERLLEVLPRICRGEYRVVEHLMFECTIEREGAVICQHLGLNEVGILAGAPFAILDIHLYADDELITTYSCDGLLISTPVGSTAHSLSAGGPILRKDLQAFLVLAISPHTLTNRPVIDCADRRFELVVPQPHEGSAVVVDGRAVHKLLAGDRVRVERAVPRFKLVEVPGHGYYRTLREKLGWGGQLHLNDH from the coding sequence GCGATCGCGCGGCGATTCGCGAACAGGCCGAACGCATGCGCTCGGTGATCGCGGCCAGTGCCGACATCGTGCTGTGGGATTTGGCTTTCACCGAATCGCTCGCGGAGGTAGACGCCGATCTGGTGATTGTCTTCGGCGGTGATGGCTCGATCCTGCGCGCCGCGCATCAGATGGCCTATCGCCAGTTGCCGGTCGTGGCCGTCAATCTGGGCAAGCTCGGATTCCTGGCGGATCTCTCGGTCGAGAGGCTCTTGGAAGTCCTGCCGCGGATTTGCCGTGGCGAGTATCGAGTCGTCGAGCACTTGATGTTCGAGTGTACCATCGAGCGCGAGGGAGCCGTCATCTGCCAGCATCTCGGATTGAACGAGGTTGGGATCCTTGCCGGGGCGCCCTTCGCCATCCTCGACATCCATCTTTACGCCGATGACGAGCTGATCACCACCTACAGTTGCGACGGACTGTTGATCAGCACGCCCGTCGGCTCGACCGCGCACAGCCTGTCGGCCGGCGGGCCGATCCTGCGCAAGGACCTGCAAGCATTCCTCGTGCTAGCAATCAGCCCACATACGCTCACCAACCGACCCGTGATCGACTGCGCCGACCGGCGCTTCGAGCTGGTGGTGCCGCAACCTCATGAAGGGAGCGCGGTGGTCGTCGATGGCCGGGCCGTTCACAAGCTGCTGGCAGGCGACCGGGTGCGCGTGGAGCGCGCCGTTCCACGATTCAAGCTGGTCGAAGTTCCCGGTCACGGGTATTATCGCACCCTCCGCGAAAAGCTCGGCTGGGGCGGTCAGTTGCATCTCAACGATCACTGA